Genomic DNA from Candidatus Afararchaeum irisae:
TCGTTTCCTACAGGAGTACGACCCGAAGGTCTACCTTCTGGGTAGGTCGTCGGGTATACACACCGAGACTGCGCGCGACAACTACGAGGCGCTCGTCGGGAGCGGCGTGGATGTCGAGGAGGTCAGAGACTCGTCTCAGGTTCCCGATGTAGACGCCGACGTGGTTCTCGACGGTGTTCTCGGAACAGGTGTCTCAGGCGGTCTGCGTGAACCCGTGTCTACTGCGGTCGAGGCTATCAACTCCTCAGACTCCGAGATCGTGAGTGTCGATATCCCGACAGGTGTCGACCCCGACACGGGAAAGGGGAGCGAGAGGGTCGAAGCCGACACCGTAGTTACCTTCCACGACTTCAAGCCCGCACATACCGAGATCGACGCCAACGTCGACGTAGTCGACATAGGCATACCCGACGCCGCCGAGGAGTTCGTCGGAGAAGGAGACCTCCAGTTACTCGGACGTGACCCTGACAGCCACAAGGGTGACAACGGAAAAGTACTCGTCGTCGGAGGAGGTCCCTACACCGGCGCGCCTACTCTCACAGCGACCGCGGCTCTGAGAGCGGGCTGCGACTGGGTGACTGTCGCGGCTCCCGAGTCAGTCGCCGAGACTGTACAGTCGTACTCGCCCAACCTCATAGTACGTGAGTTAGACGGCGAGAGGCTGAGTCCCGAAAACGTCGAGTACGTCTCCCAACTCGCAGACGGACACGACACCGTCGTAGTCGGACCGGGTCTGGGTGACGCCGACGAGACTGTCGAAGCAGCCGCCGAGATACTCCGAGAGGTAGAGTCAGCGGTCGTCGACGCCGACGCTATACGGTCACTGAGTCAAGTAGAGACGTCGGGGAAAGAAGTCATAGCCACCCCCCACGCCGGAGAGCTGTCGTCACTCGGGGTCGATGTACCGGATTCGTGGGAGAAGAGAAAGGACGTCGTCGAGAGATTCGCTGACAAGGAGGGTATTACGGTTCTCCTCAAGGGG
This window encodes:
- a CDS encoding NAD(P)H-hydrate dehydratase, with the protein product MITSERMSVVDANAEYLGVSADKLMENAGAGVARAVERVTMGNPEKEITVFAGKGNNGGDAFVAARFLQEYDPKVYLLGRSSGIHTETARDNYEALVGSGVDVEEVRDSSQVPDVDADVVLDGVLGTGVSGGLREPVSTAVEAINSSDSEIVSVDIPTGVDPDTGKGSERVEADTVVTFHDFKPAHTEIDANVDVVDIGIPDAAEEFVGEGDLQLLGRDPDSHKGDNGKVLVVGGGPYTGAPTLTATAALRAGCDWVTVAAPESVAETVQSYSPNLIVRELDGERLSPENVEYVSQLADGHDTVVVGPGLGDADETVEAAAEILREVESAVVDADAIRSLSQVETSGKEVIATPHAGELSSLGVDVPDSWEKRKDVVERFADKEGITVLLKGRYDVVSDGETTRVSRTGNPGMTVGGTGDVLAGVCGFLLSELDSLDAAGIGGFVNGRAGDLAYEDEGNGLVATDVVECLPEAMRQYN